Within the Brienomyrus brachyistius isolate T26 unplaced genomic scaffold, BBRACH_0.4 scaffold58, whole genome shotgun sequence genome, the region ctccactccaacaaccgctccaGACGCCGCGCCTTCTTGGGTGCTACCATTCCCTCAGCTCATCACCTCTGCAAcctactgccaagaccccctccactctgcaaacaagtaaaccagcttcctttcattctaacaacctaagcagttctattaacctgctttatgactttagggtcgtgtttccacaaactgtgcttgctttacTTTTAGTtaataaacatcattaaataataattaattaaaatctaATTAATTTCCAAGCATATTGGTAGAGATATCAAAATTTACCCAAGCTAAATATTCCTACAATGGTGTCCCACAAGGATTAGTGCTGGGCTGctactgtacactgtatataataataataactacaacaactgatactttattgatccctctgTGGTGAAATTGTGtttatgcctccctcagcttgctccatgtagagtaagctgtccgcgaagggctgccacctgcaatggcacccagggagctgggggttacaggccttgctcaaggacccacagacatgctgcggctgggtttgaacctgtgacctgctgcttacaggcacacaggcttagcccactgcaccACACGCTGTCCCCAATTGGTCAGTTtatcagaaatcatggtgttgggtttcattgttttgctgatgatacacagttatatatatctgttaagccggatgatgcatcacagctctcggttagaagactgtcgactagataacggtgctggatggcaaatcaTTTCTTTAtgttaaagacagaaaaacagaagtactgttaACTGGTCCGTAGGCGGCTTGAAATAAgtttgacaacctcaaccttggtggtcttcctacccaacctaacacagtggtcagagatcttggtcttctggttgattcagatttatgtttcgatgctcacataaaaagcatcactaaagctgtgttctatcatgtacggaacctagccaagcttcggaagatgctctcctttcatgaagtggaaacactaacacctttataacttccaggctggatactgtaatgccaggctggatactgtaataccaggctggatactgtaatgccttcctttctgggtgcccatctggatcctcacataaacttcagctggtaaaaaatgcagcagccagagttcttacaaacactaaaaaatgtgattatattagccctgttctatgctcccttcattggcttccagttaagtctcggattaactacaaaatactgctattgacttataaaacactgaatagtcttgcaccagaataccttagtaaccTGCTGGCCTTATACAACCCTCCTCGCTTTCTTCCATCTCAAGCAGCAGGATATCTGTGagtacccagggtagaaagagctaaggcaggctgcagagctttctcttatagagctcctcagctgtggaatggtcttccagcggatgtgcgggattcagactgactctcaatattcaagcctagactaaaaacacacctgtttagtttagcttgtagggactctagttctagctctagctaactgctcactcccagtcagacctatagtgtgaggtgtagagctgggtggggatcggtgccattggctttggataaactggacagtcagtgctgtcactctggcttcacaatcccttgtggaactggagtgttgatgttcagggactccccatgtctGCGTtctcacctgcctctccctcctacttatgctgccatagccatatctgccggagcttacatactgcactcacctaactgttagcactgcctctagtctcccctactttggctaattgcacattttatttcccctactcctcctgggctgTGCTACCTGGAGACCCCAAATTATCAAGATGTCCTGCCTACCCCGCTGCCTGCaacgtctccactacctgtgacgtcctacctgctcacccttctgcctgtgacatcttcccTGTTTACCCTGCTGCCGTACTACTGTTCTCCCTCccatctgaagcagctccagcacttgcctgtcatcacctccctgcctccCGCTTTGTGACTAAAATGTTAAaattgggataatgtgaattaggactttgccatcttgatcatttgacttcctctgctgccccctggaggatgggctccacctttgagtctggttagggttagggcttcctctgctgccccctggaggatgggctccccctttcagtctggttcctcccaagaattcttctttctagggagtttttccttgccactgtcccctctgacttgctcactgggggctttgggcagggatgctgtaaagtgcttttagaccatggggaaattgtcttttcgcccctcccatcttgctctccaagagacacgcgacacatatacaggtgagaggaagtttgggggtcGCAGCGCAGGATCGGCTAGCATCCAGCGCCCCTGCAGCTCAAGGACCcagtgatgacatcactctgccggccaggagatctgaacctgcgaccttccgctcatggacacagagtgcaaacccaaagagtcacgcatcacacccagtatttacagaaatgcttcctacagcatccagaactgaaacgaatatgagtggttttccccctattaatgaaaactggaccattctgtatgatgcggtatctttggttatttgttacacaaaggaaggtcgtggaaatcttgtcttttttgtcTTTACTACATCACTGCcttcagtccatccatccatccattttccaaaccgcttatcctactgggtcgcagggggtccggagcctatcccggaagcaatgggcacgaggcagggaacaacccagaatggggggccagcccatcgcagggcacactcacacaccattcactcacacatgcacacctacgggcaatttagtaactccaattagcctcagtatatttttggactgtggggggaaacctgagtacccacaggaaaccccacgacgacatggggagaacatgcaaactccgcacacacatgacccaggcggagacttgaacccgggttccagaggtgtgaggcaacagtgctaaccactgcaccaccatgccgcccccctcagttaatataaactagattaaaaaggaaccttgttgataaaagaggggaaataaattacatatatacatattcattttatattttaaacaatgtttatcaATGTCTGCCGGACTAGATGTgtcgtcacatcctcagccaggtgcagctgtggccagcagagggcgccagtgagcagccagagacagcagtcatacggaagatcccagctctgggctccatcacatgaacacgcctgctgacaataacactcacataccacttatacaccctgtggataaagagccctcactgtttctatagcaggttaggatgctgtgcctgtgatcagaaggcagactggatgggaacggaaacgtagtaacaaacaacaagtgacatcactaccttcagtcattataaagtctgtggtcaggattagctactgctatacaaacagctatagctgtgattatcaaaataaaacccacttattaatccacgaggagaaatatataatatatattatacatttcaaacaatattcatgtatcactgccagaccagacatgatttcccatccccacgtcacttacagagccgtcctggagttcttgaccacaggcagcagcctgcagtgctgtttattcgatctgatgtatttcttcaggtcaaacacatccagctcctcatctgacatcagcatcacaaaggccagagctgagtactgtgcaggtgcgAGGGCTGAAAtatttcctgaattcaggtatctttgtacttcctctactagagaattgtcaccgagctcagtcagacagtggaaaaggttgatggtcctttctggagataaattcttctgtattttcttcttgatgtattgggctgtttccttaatggtatgtgagctgattcttgtcggccccagtagcctttgtaacagagtcttactggagtcagttgagaggcccaggaggaagcggaggtagaggtccaagtgtccattcttgctctttaatgcctgatccactgcagtcttcagcagatcagttgatgagtttgacagaaacacatataaagcagcgagatactcctggatgctcagatgcataaagcagtacaccttctcctggtacaacccatactcctctttaaagacttctgtgcacactccagagtaaactgaagtttcagtgacatcaatgccattctctgtcagatcttgctcataaaatatgagattaccgttctcaaggttgtcaaaagccagtttaccaagttttaaaaggaattccttgctgtattccataagcttagtttcatggtttttcatatacttgtcattttttaatcttgtctgaaagatcaggaagtgtgtgtacatttctgtcagagtccttggaatttctcccctgtcagtctcactaaaaaacctcttaagcacagtggctgaaatccagcagaacacaggtatgtggcacatgatgaagaggctcctagatgatttcacatgtgtgataatcctgctggccaggctctgatcattaaatctcttcttgaaatactcctccttctgggcatcactgaaccctcgtatgtctgtcacctggtggacacactcaggaggtatctgattggctgctgctggtcgggatgttatccagaggagagcggatgggagcagattccccttaatgaggttagtcaacagtccatccagtgacgttttctttgttacatcaaaccagctctcattgttctgaaaatccagaggaaggcgacactcatccaggccatcaaagatgaacaagactttgtacctaaacagctcagtggattgaaGTGATTTCAGTTCCGGGACAAAGtagtgaagcagttcaatcagactgtattcatccttaatcaaattcaggtcccggaaaggaagagcaaatatgaagtgaacatcctggtttgcttttccttctgcccagtcgagaatgaatttctgcacagagactgttttcccgatacctgccacccctttagtgagtacagttctgataggtgtctcacaCCCACATAAGGGTCTAAATATAtctttgcacttgactgtaatatcttctgttcgccttttcttggatgctgtttcaatctgtctcacttcatgttcatcattgactgctccagtcccaccttcagttatgtagagttctgtgtaaatctcactgagaagtgttggctgtccttccttagctttcccttcaaatacacactcaaattgcttcttaagtttacaTTTGATTTCCTGCTGATGTTgcagcatgagctgtcctgaaaagaaatgagaggaaaatgcactaattctACTCGTGATCCAGAGCAGCatgaggaagaatattttccaaaaacacacttttttttactcatacaTATTCAGATATTTCCCTGTcaatgtgaaactgaaagttttatcatgcgtattttactggaacaccacatacaggaccgtgaataagccttaggcagctaaaggaaatgtttaaagccatttatctgtgtatatctgtgatatataagtgtatatctgctcagacccaaaaagaacacaaaaccccttttcatttcccaaacctctcctcaggggcaccacagctagtccatgtatttgttaaatttcaccagcagctcacttcatttattaatttagtttaaaaactcaatgagatattgatcagccacatgaggtgtgttagtggtcaagtaaaaaaatacgtGGATATACTGCACAATTTCTGCAAATATTAGGGTGATtttgggagaggttctgaaatggcaaacacactttgacatacatattatagtagttctacaccaacatgaagaccatttaaacatccttttctctggctgcctaagacttttgcacaatattgtacatgtacataatgtaataaagctcttactcttctccagcatgtcagcaagatcattttgcttcatggtcctcaggatgtacagtgtgatcttcagagctacctctctaacactggtcttctgcatctgaccatcactgtccaggtcattgtcctcctccagctggggctcagagcattctgggtaattctgatctaggtgcctcacaaacgtcttcagctcgtcctttaggaacttcatggctttttcctctagtgactaaaataaacagtcacagttaattattgctacttacaccaaaccttttcagagtttcacttgtgaatcatagtttaaaacatttcctttaacatgatgaatttcttattatacagctgtttaaaatataagctaattcaaataacaggcaagaaaatatatatcagcaatatatacaaaccttcaatatggatgataaacctGATTTATAttgtagatctgaactgcattcttccatttggtctctgtgaatcAGGCAGAAACATCTCAGTTCATCTACATAAAtgtaacagagagactgaaaagTTCCTcattaaaattgctgttactgcagataaagaataacactgtggtatattacaacaccaattccaaaaagttgagacattgtgcaaattgtaaataaaaacagaatgcaatgacatGGAAATCTCACAAAcctgtattttattcataacaaagcatagaaaacatatcaaatgtttaaactgagacattttgctatttcatgaaaaaaaggcttattttga harbors:
- the LOC125724954 gene encoding NLR family CARD domain-containing protein 3-like isoform X3 produces the protein MIAARTLLHRCAHGVQRRWEWKSRIRCSDGFCSLVETCYHNAHRRLCGSTEHRGPSRNQLVWISTKMGKKRGKRRAASEMRPPVGCNRQSAESVLMKRADSPVPSCVSLKSDESMEPPLHFREGPFHTDQRDQMEECSSDLQYKSGLSSILKSLEEKAMKFLKDELKTFVRHLDQNYPECSEPQLEEDNDLDSDGQMQKTSVREVALKITLYILRTMKQNDLADMLEKRQLMLQHQQEIKCKLKKQFECVFEGKAKEGQPTLLSEIYTELYITEGGTGAVNDEHEVRQIETASKKRRTEDITVKCKDIFRPLCGCETPIRTVLTKGVAGIGKTVSVQKFILDWAEGKANQDVHFIFALPFRDLNLIKDEYSLIELLHYFVPELKSLQSTELFRYKVLFIFDGLDECRLPLDFQNNESWFDVTKKTSLDGLLTNLIKGNLLPSALLWITSRPAAANQIPPECVHQVTDIRGFSDAQKEEYFKKRFNDQSLASRIITHVKSSRSLFIMCHIPVFCWISATVLKRFFSETDRGEIPRTLTEMYTHFLIFQTRLKNDKYMKNHETKLMEYSKEFLLKLGKLAFDNLENGNLIFYEQDLTENGIDVTETSVYSGVCTEVFKEEYGLYQEKVYCFMHLSIQEYLAALYVFLSNSSTDLLKTAVDQALKSKNGHLDLYLRFLLGLSTDSSKTLLQRLLGPTRISSHTIKETAQYIKKKIQKNLSPERTINLFHCLTELGDNSLVEEVQRYLNSGNISALAPAQYSALAFVMLMSDEELDVFDLKKYIRSNKQHCRLLPVVKNSRTALTLQHPCPKPPVSKSEGTVARKNSLERRILGRNQTERGSPSSRGQQRKP
- the LOC125724954 gene encoding NLR family CARD domain-containing protein 3-like isoform X2, which gives rise to MGKKRGKRRAASEMRPPVGCNRQSAESVLMKRADSPVPSCVSLKSDESMEPPLHFREGPFHTDQRDQMEECSSDLQYKSGLSSILKSLEEKAMKFLKDELKTFVRHLDQNYPECSEPQLEEDNDLDSDGQMQKTSVREVALKITLYILRTMKQNDLADMLEKRQLMLQHQQEIKCKLKKQFECVFEGKAKEGQPTLLSEIYTELYITEGGTGAVNDEHEVRQIETASKKRRTEDITVKCKDIFRPLCGCETPIRTVLTKGVAGIGKTVSVQKFILDWAEGKANQDVHFIFALPFRDLNLIKDEYSLIELLHYFVPELKSLQSTELFRYKVLFIFDGLDECRLPLDFQNNESWFDVTKKTSLDGLLTNLIKGNLLPSALLWITSRPAAANQIPPECVHQVTDIRGFSDAQKEEYFKKRFNDQSLASRIITHVKSSRSLFIMCHIPVFCWISATVLKRFFSETDRGEIPRTLTEMYTHFLIFQTRLKNDKYMKNHETKLMEYSKEFLLKLGKLAFDNLENGNLIFYEQDLTENGIDVTETSVYSGVCTEVFKEEYGLYQEKVYCFMHLSIQEYLAALYVFLSNSSTDLLKTAVDQALKSKNGHLDLYLRFLLGLSTDSSKTLLQRLLGPTRISSHTIKETAQYIKKKIQKNLSPERTINLFHCLTELGDNSLVEEVQRYLNSGNISALAPAQYSALAFVMLMSDEELDVFDLKKYIRSNKQHCRLLPVVKNSRTALLNSCNLIDKHCEVLSSALRSNSSPLRELDLSDNNLKDSGVKLLSAGLGDLYCKLEILRLSGCRVTEEGCSSLASALRLNPSHLRELDLSYNHPGDSGVKLLSAALEDLSCKLEKLQVGRCELTEKCCEALASAFRSNFSPLRELDLSDNDLQDSGVKLLSAGLGDLHCKLEILRSVLLGIPHCKLGVVR
- the LOC125724954 gene encoding NLR family CARD domain-containing protein 3-like isoform X1, with amino-acid sequence MIAARTLLHRCAHGVQRRWEWKSRIRCSDGFCSLVETCYHNAHRRLCGSTEHRGPSRNQLVWISTKMGKKRGKRRAASEMRPPVGCNRQSAESVLMKRADSPVPSCVSLKSDESMEPPLHFREGPFHTDQRDQMEECSSDLQYKSGLSSILKSLEEKAMKFLKDELKTFVRHLDQNYPECSEPQLEEDNDLDSDGQMQKTSVREVALKITLYILRTMKQNDLADMLEKRQLMLQHQQEIKCKLKKQFECVFEGKAKEGQPTLLSEIYTELYITEGGTGAVNDEHEVRQIETASKKRRTEDITVKCKDIFRPLCGCETPIRTVLTKGVAGIGKTVSVQKFILDWAEGKANQDVHFIFALPFRDLNLIKDEYSLIELLHYFVPELKSLQSTELFRYKVLFIFDGLDECRLPLDFQNNESWFDVTKKTSLDGLLTNLIKGNLLPSALLWITSRPAAANQIPPECVHQVTDIRGFSDAQKEEYFKKRFNDQSLASRIITHVKSSRSLFIMCHIPVFCWISATVLKRFFSETDRGEIPRTLTEMYTHFLIFQTRLKNDKYMKNHETKLMEYSKEFLLKLGKLAFDNLENGNLIFYEQDLTENGIDVTETSVYSGVCTEVFKEEYGLYQEKVYCFMHLSIQEYLAALYVFLSNSSTDLLKTAVDQALKSKNGHLDLYLRFLLGLSTDSSKTLLQRLLGPTRISSHTIKETAQYIKKKIQKNLSPERTINLFHCLTELGDNSLVEEVQRYLNSGNISALAPAQYSALAFVMLMSDEELDVFDLKKYIRSNKQHCRLLPVVKNSRTALLNSCNLIDKHCEVLSSALRSNSSPLRELDLSDNNLKDSGVKLLSAGLGDLYCKLEILRLSGCRVTEEGCSSLASALRLNPSHLRELDLSYNHPGDSGVKLLSAALEDLSCKLEKLQVGRCELTEKCCEALASAFRSNFSPLRELDLSDNDLQDSGVKLLSAGLGDLHCKLEILRSVLLGIPHCKLGVVR